DNA from Desulfitobacterium chlororespirans DSM 11544:
TCGCCTGGGATTTAGGGATTATCCTGGCTTGCTCTGTACTGTTCATGATGGTGAATACCCTGCTTCTGAAGAAGTATCGAAGGATCTGAAAGAGAGGGTACGGATGCCCGGGTCACGTAGCTTTACGCACAACGCGTACTCCATAGCTCCGGAGCTGGTTCACTCGCTTTCTTAACTGTTACGCCAAACCCCGCTGCTTTCTGCATGTCAACCAGTGGCTTCACAATGTTAAGAAAGCCTCGTTCACCCGACCGCCCCTCCGCTAAATCCGTCCGCTTTTGTACGCAAAGCTACGCTTTTAGGTTTTTTTAGCTTCTCTTGGATCTTTTACAAGCTTTTTCTGGGGTCATCCCCAGCGGCTTTCCCAAGGTAGCCGACCATGCCGCAAGCGGCGTCGGCAAAGCTGAAAAAACTGCTTGGGTCAGACGACTTCCCCCGCATTTCTCACATCGCTCCGCTCAAACCAAAAAAACAACCCAGAGATTTTGCTTTACGAAAGGGAGCGAATTTAAGCGAGCGGAAACAAAACTTCGCGAAAAGCACGCAGCGGAGTCGGGTTGGAAACAGGACGTTTCCAACCGGCCATTGAGAACAAGTGCGAAAGCAGTGCTTTCGAGGAGCGATTTGGCCACGAAACCCGGGCGAGGGTTTCGCCCAAGCCGCCACACCACAGAGACTACTTAACGGCGCAGGTGCACCCGACGTAGCGGAGAACTTGAGCGCTAGTTTTGTCCGCGCAGCTTATGGAGCGACCGCTGTAAAGCAAAATCCTGGAGACTACTCCATCGGCCCTTTCCAAACGTTCTTTTCCAAGGCAAATACTCCACAAACTTAATCTAACTGAGGAGGAAACTGGGTTATGCAAAAAAGACCCATAAACTTCGGCTTCTTATTCATAGGCCTGCTTGGATTCATCTTAACCGCATCCGGCTGTTCTTCCCCATCCGGCCTGGTCTTGACCGGCATCGCGGAGACGAGCATCTACGCCCATTACAGCGAAGTATCCGGGAAAATCAGTCAACTGAATGTAGAGCTTGGCCAGGCAGTCAAAGCCGGTGACATTCTGGCGGTGCTGGATGACAGCAATGAGCGGTATGCTCTGGAGCAATTGGAGCAAGCCCTGGCCAAAAAACAGGCGGTTTTGGCTGAATTGACGGCAGGAGCGGACCCTGAGGAAGTGAAGCAGCGCCAGAATAACGTCGCTTTAGCGGAAATAGCCTCTGCCAATGCTCAGCTGACCCAAGGCCGGACCAAAAAGGATTATGAAGATGCTCAGGTTCTGCAGGAAGCCGGCGCTATGGCTCAGTCCGAACTGGATAAAATCAAATACCAGGCGGATTTAGCCGAAGCTGCGGTATCCACGGCCGCCATCCAATTGGATAATGCCCGCCGGCAATTAGCCTTAATCCAGAAAGGCACCTCCCAGGAAAAAATAGACGCGGCTCAGGCCGATCTGGCTTTGACGGAAGTGCAAATCCGCCAGACCAAAGATAATTTAAGCAAATATACCCTGCACGCTCTTCAGGACGGAACGGTGATCAGCAGGAATTATCTGCCCGGAAATATGATCTCTCCCGGATTTAATCTCGTCGATATCGCTTCCGAAACAGAGAAACACCTGGTAGCTTATCTGCCCAAGGAATCTCTGCCGAAAATAAGCCACGGACAAACGGTCGCCATCCGCTGGGGAGAGAAGGAATATGAAGGAACCGTCAGCTTTATCGATGTGAAGGCCCAGTATACCCCCAAAGACATGCAGACCTCTGCCAATAAGAATAAGGAAAGCATGAAGATCAAAGTTAACCTGACTCCCGAAATCCCCTTAAAAATTGGCGAAAAAGCGGAGATCATCATTCCCCAGTGATTAAACTTCGCTGAAAGTGCCCTAAAGAAAAACCGGCTTCGCAGCGCCTTAAACCCATGCTCACAAATGAGGCGAAGTCCGCAGGTTGCACTTATACTTTTTGACAATGTAAAAAGAGGAAGACCCGCCCTTAAACAGAGCAGGTCTTCCTCTTTTGCTATCAGATTATATAGTATCCTACACCATAGTATCCTGCACCGCACTGCTCAGACCCGCAAGGCAAGCCCGGGAAGGTCTTAGTTCACGGTACTGAGGTCTACCCTAATCGGGTTCATGGTCCACTCCCCGGCATCGACCCCTTCCGGCAGCCCTTCATAGACAAGCGGGGTTTCCTTTCCGTTTGCATCGAATGCCATACCGCCGCCCTGGCTATGAACCAGCTTCAAGGTCGGTGTGATCAACAGGGTTTTCGCCTTAGGATCAAGACGTTTAAAGGTGATGATATTTTCCATCTCCGTGGTTTGATCACCGACTTTGCCCTGCCCCCCATTTCCTTCATACTCATAGACATTGCCCAAATCATCCTTAATTTCCCAATCCATCTGCACTGCATGGGAGAGATTATTAGGGACTATTTCAGAGTAGTAGAGAAGGGTATTGATAGGGGTTAGGGAGAGGCGATTTAGACTGATGGCCACATTCTGAGCCTGAGTCTGATTGTCATCAATCTTGACCACGGTATAATCCAGAGCATTTAAGGATACGCTGAAGTTCAGCTTGCAATCTGTCTTTGGATAGTCTCCTGTTTCTGTGCTTTCCTCCATATTCGTCATCCCGGAAATCCTCCAGCGGAAGGAAATCGCCTCCCGGACTTCCTCCTCACTGAAAAAGGTATAGTTGCTTTGCCCCACATAGACGCCAGGGCTGACCCGTTTTAATTGGGCGCTGCCAGTGGAAGCCTGGGCAAAATCGACCTCGACCCTGCTGTTCAAATAAGGTCTTTCCCCAAAATCCTTTTCCGTCTTGATGGTATAGGTGAAGGATAAGGTTCTGCCGTCGTAAATCCCTTGATTCAAGGTCACTTCAATGCCATTATCCGCCTTGACCATATTGATGTCCAAGGCTTTTTCCGTATATAAATCATAAACTCCCGTACGTCCGTCATCTAAAAACCGGAAAATATCACCGATGACAGGGACTTCCCTGGCATAAGCGGGAAAGACCAGGCCAAACCCGGAGAGTCCAACGGTCATGACCAGAGCGGCGGCAACAGCCACCATCGCCTTGCTTTTGCTCCGTTTCTTCAGCCCGCCCGGCTGACCGCTTGCGGCGATACCTTCTCTCACCCTTTGTTTAACTCTCGACTTTTCCAACTCATCCACCTCCGCCTCTGCAAACTCATTTAAATCAATGTCTATCTCATTAAAAAAATCGTAAAGATCCTTCATCCTCAATATCCCCCTTCTCCCAAGCTCAAGACACCGTTTACCAGTTGTTTTTTGCTCCTGTAGATACGATTATCCACAGCTGATTTGGTCAATCCCAGTTTTCTGGAGATCTCTTCCGAGGGCATCCCCCAAAAGAATTTCATGATGAATATATTGCGATCTGTAGCAGAGAAAGAGTTCAGCAGTTTATTCATTTCCTTGGCATTCTCCATAAAAAGCACCTGCTCTTCCGCCGATTCTTGAGGCGGAAACAGGTCAATTCCTTCACGATCGGAAGCAGGAACTTCCAGGTTTTTTCTTTCCCGGCGGTAAAAATCTATGGCTTTGTATTTAGCGATAGCGCAAAGCCACTTGCGAAACTCCTCTTCTCCTTCTCCCTTGAACTTTTGGGCATGATGCCAAACAGCAAGAAACACATCACTGATGCATTCCTCCGTCAGTTCCCGGCTGCCGATAGGAAGCAGGACTTGACGGACAATCCCCTTCACTAAAGGGAAGTATTCATCCATAATGAATTCCAGAGCATCTTCATCTCTATTTTTCAAGCGCCCTATGTAATTGTCCTTGGTCTTCATGGTTTCCCTCTTTTCCTTGTAAGAGCTCTTACACTCTATACAACGAAGTTAAAAGCAACTTTTCGCATAATTTCTTAAAATAATTTTCTTAAATAATTTGCTGTTATCCGGCTCTATCATACCAGCAATCAAACAAAGCAAAAAGACCAGCCATCAAAAGGTGCAAAAAAACAGCGTCTTTAAGATTCAATTGAATTCAATCGAAACCTAAAGACGCCCTTTAACGCTACATAATGCTACTTAACACTTTAAACACTCTTTAAAATCCTTGCAGCCCTCTCCCCGATTTTCTATATCCTGAACTTCCTGACCGCACGCTGCAGCTCCTCCGCCATTTTAGCCAGTTCCTCACTGGATGCCGCTACTTCCTCTATGGATGCGGACTGTTCTTCGGTGGCAGCTGAAACGGTCTGCGTCTGACCGGATGCTTCCTTGCTGACGCGGTCGATATCCCGTACCGAATCCACAATTTGCTGACTTCCGGAAGCCATCTGCTGAATTGCTGCGGAGATTTCCCTGACCTGAGTGGAAACGTCGCCGATCAGGCCGACAATCTCGGCAAAGGCCTCTCCGGCAGTGTTGACCACTTCCGAGCCGATCTTCACTTCATGGGTACCCTCATTCATAGCCTTCACAGCACTAAGGGTCTCCTTCTGGATCTCTGCAATCAGATCGGCAATCTGCTTAGCCGCTTCCTGGGATTGCTCGGCCAGCTTGCGTACTTCCTCGGCAACGACAGCGAACCCTCTGCCCTGCTCACCGGCACGAGCCGCCTCGATCGCCGCATTGAGGGCCAGCAGATTGGTTTGGGCGGCAATTCCGGAGATAGCATCCACAATCTGACCGATTTCTTTCGATCGCTCCCCTAATTGGGTAACGACCTGGGCCGTGCCTGCTACCGTTTTTTCGATGTTTTTCATCTGACTCACAGCCGCGTTTACCGCCTTGTCTCCTTGACCGGCCGCATTGGCTGTCAGCTCGGCAGATCTTGAGACACTGTTGGTCGTAGCTGCAACCTGTTGAATGCCGGCCGACATCTCTTCCACAATCGACGCCGCATCATCAACGGCTGCTTCCTGTCTGGCCGCTCCTGCCGCTACTTCGGTAATGGTTGCGGCAATCGAATTGGTAGCCGAGGCGGACTGCTCGGCACTGGCTGTCAGTTCCTCTGACGAAGCGGCTACTTGCTCCGCTGTGTGGGTTATGTTTTCAATTAAAAGCCGCAAATTTTCCGTCATAGCATTGATCCCCGCAGCCAGCCGGCCCACCTCATCTTCAGAATCTATCGCCATTTTTTCCACGGTCAGGTTCCCCTGGGCGATTTCCCGAACGGTGCCTTCCACTTGAATCAGGGGATTAGCAATCAGCCTGGCGATGAACCGGCCGATACCTAAAGCCAAGACTATGGCAGCCAACGTTATGCCCACCATAATTTTAGTGGTCATGGCTGCCGTTGCCTTGCTTTTTATCTCTTCCTCATCGGCAAGCTGGGCGTTATAATCGGCAAGATCCTTTAAAAGATCATTCACAGCATCAACCTGGCTTGCCGCATTGGCAGAAAAATACCTAAACGCCTCATCCTGGTTTCCCGCTGTTGCCATATCGATGGCTTTATTCCTTTCCGTACGGTAGATCTGCAGGATATCCATCAGCTTCGTGAACTGTTCCCGCTCATGGGCATCCATATCTGCTTTGCTGTAATCAGCAAGAAGAGTATCCACTTCCGCGACCCGCTCCTCCATCTCCTGCAGAATCTCCTGCTGCTTGATTTGATCCTGAGCCATAAATACTTCAAGGGTCAGAGCCTCTACCGCTCTGGTTTGTCCCCGGGCCCCATTCACCCATTTGACGGGGAGCAGATTATTCTGGTACATATTTTCCACCGAAGCGGCCAGGTTATGGGCGGAATAGATCCCCACCAAGCCGACAAGGCCGAGAAATACAGCCATGAACATTGTCAAGCTATTCAGTTTTGTGGCCGTTTTCAAATTGCGAAATTTTTGCATTGTTGCAGCTCCCTTTTGTTTCTGTCCGGCACCTCACTAAGCACCTACAGTATCTTAATGAATTCCCCCACCAGATCCGGATCAAATTGGGTCCCTGAATGCCATAGCAACTCCTGAATAGCCGCTTTTTTGGATAAGGCCTTGCGATAGCTCCGGTTGTTTGTCATGGCATCATAAGCATCAGCCAAGCCAATCACCCGGGAGTACAGCGGAATCTCCTTCCCCTGAAGCTGCCGGGGATAGCCCTGTCCGTCCCAGCGCTCGTGATGATAAAGCACATACTCCGCCACTTTTTCCATTCCTTTGACCGAACTGAGGATTTGGGACCCTATTTCCGAGTGGCGTTGTATCTCCCTATATTCCTCTTCAGTCAGCTTGCCGGCTTTTTCAAGAATAGCTCTGCTGATAGCTATCTTGCCCAGATCATGAAAGAGTCCCGCCATACTGAGTTCCCTGAGAGCCATTTCCCTTAAGCCTAATTGCCTGCCCATGCTTTCACAAAGCCGGGAAACCCGGTAGCCGTGCTGGGCAATGACGCTTGCCGAGAGCTTCAGGTTAAGCTTCTCCAGAGCACAGTCTTTGGAGTCCGGCGAAGTTTTGTCCTTATTGGAACTTGTGTTGACAGTTGTGATCACAGTTTCCTCTTCCACGGTTCCCTCTTCCCTCTCCATCACCTTAATCATTAAAGTCAACGAGAAGAATAGTTTTGCTTCATGTCGCTTCCAGACAAAATATGTCGTTAATCTTCATATAAGAATCATATTATAATGTTATTTGGAAGAATGAAACAATCTTTCCCCAGATGTCATAACCATGGCTATGACATCTGAACATCTTTTTAAGACAAATATCTATAAATCTTTATAATGAAAAAGAAGGAAATAAAGAAGGTATATGCATGAACACATCCATTGATTTTGCCCATTGCCTGAAATACCTGCTTTCTGCACTGGGAGTAAGTATCAACAGGCTCTCCAAAGCCCTTAATGTGGATGGCTCCCTTGTTAACCGATGGGTAAATGGGAAAAGGATTCCATCGTATGACTCCAATTACATAGAAGCAATCACCCAGTTTTTATCAGCAAACATAAAAAACTCTTTGCAAATTCAGCTTATCAATGAGCTATTTGAAAGGGTTTTTGGTGTTGATGCCGAAACGGACTGCAACGAAGTAAAGATTAAAAAAGTGCTTTTTGAAGCTCAGGGCATTT
Protein-coding regions in this window:
- a CDS encoding HlyD family secretion protein, producing MQKRPINFGFLFIGLLGFILTASGCSSPSGLVLTGIAETSIYAHYSEVSGKISQLNVELGQAVKAGDILAVLDDSNERYALEQLEQALAKKQAVLAELTAGADPEEVKQRQNNVALAEIASANAQLTQGRTKKDYEDAQVLQEAGAMAQSELDKIKYQADLAEAAVSTAAIQLDNARRQLALIQKGTSQEKIDAAQADLALTEVQIRQTKDNLSKYTLHALQDGTVISRNYLPGNMISPGFNLVDIASETEKHLVAYLPKESLPKISHGQTVAIRWGEKEYEGTVSFIDVKAQYTPKDMQTSANKNKESMKIKVNLTPEIPLKIGEKAEIIIPQ
- a CDS encoding DUF4179 domain-containing protein, which encodes MKDLYDFFNEIDIDLNEFAEAEVDELEKSRVKQRVREGIAASGQPGGLKKRSKSKAMVAVAAALVMTVGLSGFGLVFPAYAREVPVIGDIFRFLDDGRTGVYDLYTEKALDINMVKADNGIEVTLNQGIYDGRTLSFTYTIKTEKDFGERPYLNSRVEVDFAQASTGSAQLKRVSPGVYVGQSNYTFFSEEEVREAISFRWRISGMTNMEESTETGDYPKTDCKLNFSVSLNALDYTVVKIDDNQTQAQNVAISLNRLSLTPINTLLYYSEIVPNNLSHAVQMDWEIKDDLGNVYEYEGNGGQGKVGDQTTEMENIITFKRLDPKAKTLLITPTLKLVHSQGGGMAFDANGKETPLVYEGLPEGVDAGEWTMNPIRVDLSTVN
- a CDS encoding sigma-70 family RNA polymerase sigma factor; translation: MKTKDNYIGRLKNRDEDALEFIMDEYFPLVKGIVRQVLLPIGSRELTEECISDVFLAVWHHAQKFKGEGEEEFRKWLCAIAKYKAIDFYRRERKNLEVPASDREGIDLFPPQESAEEQVLFMENAKEMNKLLNSFSATDRNIFIMKFFWGMPSEEISRKLGLTKSAVDNRIYRSKKQLVNGVLSLGEGGY
- a CDS encoding methyl-accepting chemotaxis protein, coding for MQKFRNLKTATKLNSLTMFMAVFLGLVGLVGIYSAHNLAASVENMYQNNLLPVKWVNGARGQTRAVEALTLEVFMAQDQIKQQEILQEMEERVAEVDTLLADYSKADMDAHEREQFTKLMDILQIYRTERNKAIDMATAGNQDEAFRYFSANAASQVDAVNDLLKDLADYNAQLADEEEIKSKATAAMTTKIMVGITLAAIVLALGIGRFIARLIANPLIQVEGTVREIAQGNLTVEKMAIDSEDEVGRLAAGINAMTENLRLLIENITHTAEQVAASSEELTASAEQSASATNSIAATITEVAAGAARQEAAVDDAASIVEEMSAGIQQVAATTNSVSRSAELTANAAGQGDKAVNAAVSQMKNIEKTVAGTAQVVTQLGERSKEIGQIVDAISGIAAQTNLLALNAAIEAARAGEQGRGFAVVAEEVRKLAEQSQEAAKQIADLIAEIQKETLSAVKAMNEGTHEVKIGSEVVNTAGEAFAEIVGLIGDVSTQVREISAAIQQMASGSQQIVDSVRDIDRVSKEASGQTQTVSAATEEQSASIEEVAASSEELAKMAEELQRAVRKFRI
- a CDS encoding HD-GYP domain-containing protein gives rise to the protein MEEETVITTVNTSSNKDKTSPDSKDCALEKLNLKLSASVIAQHGYRVSRLCESMGRQLGLREMALRELSMAGLFHDLGKIAISRAILEKAGKLTEEEYREIQRHSEIGSQILSSVKGMEKVAEYVLYHHERWDGQGYPRQLQGKEIPLYSRVIGLADAYDAMTNNRSYRKALSKKAAIQELLWHSGTQFDPDLVGEFIKIL